TTTCGTGATGGCGCGGATGGGCCGCTTTCGCGGCTTCACGCTGTACACCGGCATGATCAACGCGCCGCTCGTGATCCCCGAAGTGATTCAGGGCATCTCGCTGCTGCTGCTGTTCATCGAAATGCAGAAGTGGTTCGGCTGGCCGGCGGGGCGAGGCATCTTCACGATCTGGATCGGCCACGTGATGCTGTGTATCTCGTACGTCGCGATCATCGTGCAGTCGCGGGTGCGCGAGCTGCATCCGTCGCTGGAAGAAGCCGCGCTCGATCTCGGTGCGACGCCGCTGCGCGTGTTTTTCTCAATCACGTTGCCGTTGATCTCGCAGGCGTTGATCGCCGGCTGGCTGCTGTCGTTCACGCTGTCGATCGATGACCTCGTGCTGTCCGCGTTCCTGTCAGGCCCCGGTTCGACGACGCTGCCGCTCGTCGTGTTCTCGCGGGTGCGGCTCGGGTTGAATCCGGAGATGAATGCGCTGGCTACGCTGTTTATCGGGGTCGTGACGGTTGGTGTGATCGTCGGGAATTACTTTATGCAGCGGGCGGAGAAGCGGCGGCTTGCTGAGGCGGTGTGAGGTTCAGCCAGAGCGGGCGCGCGATGCGAGCCTCCTCCCGCATCGCACGCCCGTTCCGTCAAATCTTGTAGCCGATCCTGAACCCGCCCCAGTGTCGTCCGCCGACGTAGATCGGCGCCGACGCATCCTTCATCAGCACGAACGTGTGACCGCCCATGTCGCGGCGGTAGGTCTGCAGCAGGAAGCGTTTTGTGTGCGTACCCACGGCGAGCCCGGTGCGGTCGTTGAAAAGCCGCCGATTACGGCAATTCGCGGCGTTCCACACCGGGTCCGCGCGCTGCGGCTGCGAAAACTTCAGATTGTTCGTCGGTAGATAGCCATGCGTGTCGACTGCTGCGCAGAACGCGATGCGCGGATCGAGGGCGAGCACCGGCTCCTGGATCGCCGGCAGCACGCGATCGGTAAACGCGGTGAAGCGCGTGACGAACTGCGGCGGATCGCTGCCGGGAATCGGCTCGTAGTGCGTGTCGAACAGATCGTCGAGCGTGATTTCGCCGCGTGCGAGCGCTGTTTCGAACGTCTTGCCGATGGTCGCGGCGGCGCGTAGCGCGGCTTCGATGAACGGCGTATCGGCCGTTTCGATGCCGGTGGCCGCGGTCAGCTCGATCAGCGTTTCCGACACGCCGAGCAGATTGCCGAGCCGGTGCTTCGCCTGCGCGAAATTCTCGCTCGAATCCTCGACGCCGCCCGCGATCTCCAGCACCTGCGCTTCGAGCCCGTTGCACTGCGTCTCGATCTCGCCGGTGAGCGCGGCGATCTGGCTGGCCTCGTCGTCGAGCCGGGTGATCGCGTGGCCGGTCGAATGCACGACCTCGCCGATCATCCGCGTGCCTTCTCGCACGCGATGCGCTCGCTCGGTGTTGACCGAGCCCTCGGCGATCAGCTGCTCGGTCTGCTGCGTGAGCTGCGCGAGCGTGGTTTCGATCTGGCCGGTGGCCTGCGCGGTTTTCGCGGACAGGTTCTTCACTTCGGCGGCGACGACCGCGAAACTCTTGCCCGATTCGCCGGCGCGCGCCGCTTCGATCGCGGCGTTGAGCGCGAGCAGATGCGTCTGCCGCGCGATCAGCGAGATTTCCTCCGACACGCGGCTCACGTGCGCGAGTGCCGCGCGCAGTGCGCCGATCTGGCTCTCGATCACCGTCACGCCTTCGACCAGCCCGTGAATATCGGCCAGCGACGTTT
This portion of the Paraburkholderia flava genome encodes:
- a CDS encoding ABC transporter permease subunit, coding for MKPNRILQFIALGIGFLFLYIPIISLVVYSFNESQLVTVWTRFSTRWYAALLQDDELIAAAWLSLRIALFTAFASVVIGTWAGFVMARMGRFRGFTLYTGMINAPLVIPEVIQGISLLLLFIEMQKWFGWPAGRGIFTIWIGHVMLCISYVAIIVQSRVRELHPSLEEAALDLGATPLRVFFSITLPLISQALIAGWLLSFTLSIDDLVLSAFLSGPGSTTLPLVVFSRVRLGLNPEMNALATLFIGVVTVGVIVGNYFMQRAEKRRLAEAV
- a CDS encoding methyl-accepting chemotaxis protein, which produces MPRFSLRRLRPTTRSQTVVGDIADQAGKLGIEICDVSGHVDEVAARVQDQARVCRALRDSAAQTLAGNHRIAEAAREMRSVSAQAATSVGASQQTLETSLADIHGLVEGVTVIESQIGALRAALAHVSRVSEEISLIARQTHLLALNAAIEAARAGESGKSFAVVAAEVKNLSAKTAQATGQIETTLAQLTQQTEQLIAEGSVNTERAHRVREGTRMIGEVVHSTGHAITRLDDEASQIAALTGEIETQCNGLEAQVLEIAGGVEDSSENFAQAKHRLGNLLGVSETLIELTAATGIETADTPFIEAALRAAATIGKTFETALARGEITLDDLFDTHYEPIPGSDPPQFVTRFTAFTDRVLPAIQEPVLALDPRIAFCAAVDTHGYLPTNNLKFSQPQRADPVWNAANCRNRRLFNDRTGLAVGTHTKRFLLQTYRRDMGGHTFVLMKDASAPIYVGGRHWGGFRIGYKI